The sequence below is a genomic window from Dioscorea cayenensis subsp. rotundata cultivar TDr96_F1 chromosome 6, TDr96_F1_v2_PseudoChromosome.rev07_lg8_w22 25.fasta, whole genome shotgun sequence.
CTTCTACAAATACACAAGACAAAACACTAAATTACACAGTTTTTACATGACACTGAGGTCTTATTAACccaattttatcaaataatctCAATTTCCCTTAAAAGATATAATAACTgacaatataatatattattattattattattattattattattattattttgtggtGGTGTAACAACTAGCATCATTATATTAATATGATTCTTGATACATTTTGGATgagctattaaaaaaaaaatttgaaactaccTACACTTgtattgttaaaataaattaaactcttatttatattttatggttGTATCTCTACTGTGGAGAATAATAAAATTCAGGGTGGGGCAAATCAACAATAAGAAATCGAggcaaaattttgaaagaaatttgATCTTGAATTTTGAAGTCTTCATATATGGGTTATTTTTTTAGTAGGGTACCTTACTATGCCCATGCTTCATTTTGAGcacctttttttaattcatatctAAATGAGCActtgaatttaatttgctttcataGGGAGGGCACTGATGCTATCAGGTGATTAAATGCTGACGTGTCCACCGGAGATCTCACGTGGACTCCAAATTTCCACATCACTTGCGCACGTGGAATGGCCACGTGGACAACTTATCCACCTCATCAAAAAAACGCCACGTCAgtcttcttctcccttttgaCTTCTCTTTCTTCACGTTCGGAGAGAAAGCATAGCTCCCCTTGTTTGCCCTAACTTTCTCCTGTTGtccaccttcttctcctccttgttTGCCAAGAGAGAGCAAAGTACCCAGAGAAAGTAGACGGTGAGAAACTAGGGAAATAGACCACCTCCAGAGCGCTCGCCAAGAGACTGAAGAGGCCTATGTATCTAGAGCCACTTGTTCATAATTTAGACTGAGCGATCTCCCCGTTCTTCTCCAAGAGAGCCTTTGATTTATCTCCCTCTTCTTATCATGTAAATGGACAAATAAAATTTGGACACAGAAAATATCATAATTGTAAAAGTTCTGCTGACAAATTTATCACGAAGTTTATCTACCATTATGAGTGTAATCATTTATAATTACAAAGTATAATCAATGTCTTAAACTTCAAGTGAATCAATGTGAAAGTCTGGGCAAAGGTTAACCATTGGCATTGACAATAATTGGACAAAGTTACCTGGCTATATGCAGGTATATGACATTTACATAATATGTGCAGTATACACAGTCATATATTCAAACCAGTTATACATTACATTTGTTTTGGAGACAAGGAAATCAAGTGTGAGACACAATTATGGGAACTAGCATTTATAATTCATTCATTTAGCTTGTTATAACAAAATTGCCTGTGGCTCGAATACAACCTTAGAACATAATATCACCATATCACAACAAAATTGCCATTAGGCTCTGAGTACATCCTTAGAACATAATTTCATGATGTCATAACAAGAAATATCCAAGAGTAGCATCTTTTTTCAAACATTCCCTTCATCACTATAACTAGTCTTGATACCTTTTGTCTATCACTCATAAAAGCAAATCCATGGCCGTTATTAACAAATCTGCTGCCAGTAGCTCTAGGAACCATCTCCAGTTTTCATAGTTTTCTTTATCCACCACAGCCCATgctatgggatagatgcaatcatttgcatctactCCCACAGCTGAGAGGAGTTGTCCTCCAAACTGTCCCTTGAGCCAGCAACCATCTATAGAAATAATCGGCCTGCATCTTGCCATGAAACCTGCCTTCAATGGACCCAAGCAAAGGTACATACCTCAAAATATGCCTTTACTACACTTGAACATTACAGTGGAGCCTGGATTTGTCCGCAGGATTTCAAGCCTATAATCATATAAACTCTTGATCTGCTCACATTCATCACCATCCAATAAGCTacatcataaattaaacaaaagatcataaaaatcaagatatCAAAATGTTGTAttacacaataaaaaataaataatagccaTTCATTCCACCGAAGTAATTGAAAACATCTTAATAGAAGAGTTACAAATTTACTTAACCTTTTTGCAATACTTTTTGCCTTCCAAGCCTTTAGTCTTGTAATGTTAACTTGCTGTTTTTTCTTCACAGTTTGCATGATGCTTGCTACTGACCATCCTGGATCTACCCTGAATTGATCTAAATAATTTTCAACAACCCATTTTGCACTAACATGCCTCACATTGTTATCCCTAGTGCACTCATGTTTGAGGATTCCAGATTTTATTTGTATAGTGTTGTGGTCTTTAATCATAGGAGCTGCCCATAAATAGAAAGGACATCCTTTCTTGCAAATAGCCTTGTACCTCTTCTTGTTACTGGGCCTTAAATTCATTACGTACCTATTCTTAATTCCATAGTTCCTAACAGCCTCCTTGAATTGATTAAAACTGCTAAACTTCATTCCAATCTCAAAATGTGGGTCATTCATATCCAATTCAGCATGAAAATCTGAATACTTGGGCTTTTCTGGGCCATATCCTTCTTCATTTGTCTCAAAACATGATTGCAACCCACCAGATCCATCACATTCAGAATCAGTTTCATTCATTGCATTATTTTGATCTTAAATACATTTCTCTGTAACCTTCCTATGACCCTCTGCACAATCATTGACCATTTCATCACTTTTGAAACTATATTTAGAATCTTCCAACTCACTCCCATCATCATCCCCTTCCTTTCGTTGTCCATGACTTGCCGCATCAGTATTTTCTCCCATTGCTTGAACCTGCTCACCATCTATATTTTCATAACCTTGCTCACCATCATCATTATCTCTTGTAACTAACTTAGAAACCTTAGCAAATACATTTACTACCCTTTTGTCACTAACATTTGCAGCCAAGTCCAAAGCATCTCCATCATTGATTATCTCTCTCATACCCACATGACAATCTCCACAATCCAACCACCAAATTGTAGTCCTGTCTACTTCCACATTCATCTCCTTTGCCATATTTAAAATCTCTAATCTGGAAATCTTATCGTGACAACAATAATCAAAGAAAACCAAAGAAACTCTAGCCATCGATTTGTGTGCTTTCACCATGTGTATAATACAATTTAATTGTGAAATAGTCACTACTAGGTGCTGAAAAAAAGCCCAAATTGTGAAATAGTTAATCCCATGTCATGAAAAACCTAAAAACCCAAAAGTGCTAAAAAAGATTTTTGTTAAACCAAAGAGACAGAATCCTTAGACTTCAACATATAAAAAACCTAATTAACTATAAACTATTCAACTTGAAAAACCTTAAACTAGTGGAGATGCAAAATTGGAacaaaaataatgcaatgtaTTACTATAAATTGGCGCTTCTGCGTTGGGTGGCCTTATCACCCACTCAACTTCCATGCCTTCCTGATAAAACGCTCTGAATATGGGCCTCTTCAGTCACTTAGCGAGCACTCTAGAGGTGGTCTGTTTTCCTGGTTTTTCACCGTCTACTTTCTATTGGAACTCTACTCTTTCTTGGCAAACAAGGAGGAGAAGAGGGTGGATGACAGGAGATAGTTAGGACAAACAAGGGGAGCTATCTCTCTGCTAACAcgaagatggagaagaaatcGAAGGACAGAAGAAGGGGCTTGGGCTGACGTGGCGTTTTTTTGATGAGGTGGATAAGTTGTCCACGTGCGCAAGTGATGTAGAAATTTAGAGTCCACGTGAGATCTCCGGTGGACACGTCAGCATTTAATCACCGGAATAGCATCAGTGCCCTCCCtgtgaaagcaaattaaattcaagtgctcattttgatacgaATTGAAAAAAGGTGCTCAAAATGAAGCACGGGCATAATAAGGTaccctaataaaaaaataaccctcGTATATGTGatgttatatatacatatatatactctaaTATTATAAAAAGGCTGCATATAGTTTAGGGGATAAATATgtctttttatatgaaatataatgatttttaaatttttttcataacacaattattttttccaaaaaattgaaatttcttcaagaatatttttttaatagaaaatagaaaaactcTGTTGAAAAATTCTGCAATTAAAAGTGTTGTTTTTAAGAATCCAATagaatatttttatgttgtctTTTATTTAAATGCATGTGGaatccatttaaaataaaaagattccAATAGAAATTCTATTGGTAATCCATTTCCTATTATTGgaatttattatgtaatatttttcagAAACGTTATGCCAATAAAGaacaatattataaacatattactaacaaataatgtaatatttttttcagaaaaacattacgccaataaaaaaatgatataaaaatcatattaccaaaaaaacaaaacatttttgttaaaaaaattttccaacataattatatcataaatgctttattttatttatttatttatttttttaaaaaggtggataaaccacttgtattaaaaagaaaaagagtcgaatacaaaaaaatacacTAGACGTGGACAAAGACAGggaacaacaaagaaaacaaaaaagataaaccGGCAGAAGCTACTCCAACAGGCTGGAGAGAAGATAGCGAACCACTAGCCTTGCAACTGCAATGGGTCCTCCCCTCCGCGTAACTTCTGACTACTGAATTTATCCCGAGCCTCCTCCTCCAAAGTAAGACCAAAGCACACCAAAGAATGATAGCGAGGAGCAATTGGCGGCAAGAATGAGCTATCAGAAACATTGATTGATGGACCCAACAAAGAATCCAAATTGACGTTCGTGGAGCGACCATCTTGCGCATCATCCATGTTTGCTAAATCATTCCCGCAAACTTGATCAGGTCCACTACCAAGCCAATCATCCAGATTTATGGGCAATACACATAGCACCCATGGATCCGCCATTTCACCGCTCTCGAACTGAGGGTCAGTCTCCATTAAACCTAGCCCATTCGACCCAATTACCAAATTCAGAAATTCCACGACCAACCCAGGAAGAGATGGGCTAGCAAAGCCGGTTCAATGTGCATACATGCCTTCCCAACCTCGGAATACCCTGACTTTTCAATAGCTACTATAGGAAATTGCCACTTATGCGTCAAAACGTGTGGAGAAAAGTTAACAAGACTCTGATGGTCGCCATATGTCCTTTCTTGATAGGCATCCTTGTCCCCTGGTTCATGCATCGTCCCCGAGTGGGCGACCCATTGGTCCACAAGTCTCTACCTCGAGCCCAACAACCTCGATCCATCACATCTTGCAGGACCTCCAAGGCCGTCAACACTGTCCTTAACTTGGACCGTCGGTCCATTCCAGTCTTTCCGGTTGACCAACGGTCCCCCATAACGGCAACCGGGATCTTGAAAGCCACTCACAACCACCAGTCTTGGCGGTCCCCACCGCTGCTGGAGTCATACCATAGCAGCAGTCCTGACGTGGGAGCAATGCTCTACCCCATCGTTGTTACGCCATAACCACGAGGTGCCCTCAACACCACAATTGGCAGAGTCCTAACGTGGGAGCGACGCTCAACCACCATCGTTGTTTTGCCATAACTATG
It includes:
- the LOC120263176 gene encoding uncharacterized protein LOC120263176, whose translation is MNETDSECDGSGGLQSCFETNEEGYGPEKPKYSDFHAELDMNDPHFEIGMKFSSFNQFKEAVRNYGIKNRYVMNLRPSNKKRYKAICKKGCPFYLWAAPMIKDHNTIQIKSGILKHECTRDNNVRHVSAKWVVENYLDQFRVDPGWSVASIMQTVKKKQQVNITRLKAWKAKSIAKSLLDGDECEQIKSLYDYRLEILRTNPGSTAGFMARCRPIISIDGCWLKGQFGGQLLSAVGVDANDCIYPIAWAVVDKENYENWRWFLELLAADLLITAMDLLL